From one Sulfurovum sp. UBA12169 genomic stretch:
- a CDS encoding TIGR00701 family protein, with product MEFYTWILAFHVMSFVSWMAMLFYLPRLFIYHRENADNKSFTEIVEIQEYKLFNYIGVPAMWATLFSGLAMIYLNAGIFSSGGWMHAKLVLAAFLIAYHFSLGNIRKIMLENPHYKTSKYLRVYNEVPTLLMIFIVIMVVVKPF from the coding sequence ATGGAATTTTATACATGGATATTGGCATTTCATGTGATGAGTTTTGTGAGTTGGATGGCAATGTTGTTTTATCTCCCAAGGCTGTTTATCTATCACCGCGAAAATGCAGACAATAAATCCTTTACAGAGATTGTAGAAATACAAGAGTATAAACTTTTTAACTATATAGGCGTTCCTGCGATGTGGGCAACTCTGTTTTCAGGTTTGGCCATGATTTATTTAAATGCCGGTATTTTTTCAAGCGGCGGATGGATGCATGCGAAGTTGGTTTTGGCGGCATTCTTGATCGCTTATCATTTTTCGTTGGGAAATATTCGCAAAATCATGCTGGAAAATCCTCACTACAAAACAAGCAAATACTTAAGAGTCTACAATGAAGTTCCCACATTGCTGATGATTTTTATCGTGATTATGGTGGTTGTAAAGCCGTTTTAA